A window of the Brassica napus cultivar Da-Ae chromosome C5, Da-Ae, whole genome shotgun sequence genome harbors these coding sequences:
- the LOC106400280 gene encoding probable galacturonosyltransferase-like 4, with protein MASRSLSYTQLLGLLSFILLLFTTSSTAVRVGVILHKPSAPTLPVFREAPAFRNGDQCEADKIHIAMTLDTNYLRGTMAAVLSLLQHSTCPENLSFHFLSLPHFENDLFSSIKSTFPYLNFKIYTFDPNLVRSKISKSIRQALDQPLNYARIYLADIIPTSVNRIIYLDSDLVVVDDIEKLWHVEMEGKVVAAPEYCHANFTYYFTKAFWSDPELVKVLEGKRPCYFNTGVMVVDVGKWRRGMYTQKVEEWMTVQKQKRIYHLGSLPPFLLIFAGDIKAVDHRWNQHGLGGDNFEGKCRTLHPGPISLLHWSGKGKPWLRLDSRKPCIVDHLWAPYDLYRSSRHSLEE; from the coding sequence ATGGCCTCAAGGAGCCTCTCCTACACACAACTCCTTGGCCTCCTGTCCTTTATCCTCCTCTTGTTCACAACCTCCTCAACCGCGGTTCGTGTTGGAGTCATTCTCCATAAGCCCTCTGCTCCAACCCTCCCTGTATTCAGAGAAGCCCCAGCTTTCAGAAACGGTGATCAATGTGAGGCTGATAAGATTCATATAGCCATGACTCTCGACACAAACTACCTCCGTGGAACAATGGCTGCTGTCTTGTCTCTCCTACAACATTCAACTTGTCCTGAAAACCTCTCTTTTCATTTCCTCTCCCTTCCTCATTTCGAAAACGACCTCTTCTCCAGCATCAAATCAACTTTTCCTTACCTAAACTTTAAGATTTATACGTTCGACCCAAACCTAGTCCGCAGCAAAATCTCCAAGTCCATCAGACAAGCACTTGATCAACCCTTAAATTACGCGAGAATCTACCTCGCGGATATCATTCCTACCAGCGTCAACCGGATCATATACCTAGACTCGGACCTTGTTGTGGTCGACGACATAGAGAAGCTATGGCATGTAGAGATGGAAGGTAAAGTCGTGGCAGCTCCAGAGTACTGCCACGCGAACTTCACCTACTATTTCACAAAAGCTTTCTGGTCGGACCCGGAACTAGTCAAAGTCCTTGAAGGAAAACGCCCGTGTTATTTCAACACGGGCGTTATGGTCGTGGACGTTGGTAAATGGAGGAGAGGGATGTACACACAGAAGGTAGAAGAGTGGATGACGGTACAGAAGCAGAAGAGGATATACCATTTGGGATCATTGCCTCCGTTCTTGCTGATATTCGCCGGAGATATAAAAGCTGTTGATCACCGGTGGAACCAGCATGGTCTAGGAGGTGATAATTTTGAAGGGAAATGTAGAACGTTGCATCCAGGTCCGATAAGTCTTCTTCATTGGAGTGGGAAAGGGAAGCCATGGTTAAGATTAGATTCGAGAAAGCCTTGTATTGTTGATCATCTTTGGGCTCCGTATGATCTGTACCGTTCATCAAGACATTCATTAGAAGAGTAG